The DNA sequence TAAGAACAGATGGGAGAAGAGTTCTTGGGGCAGAAAACTGATTGTGCAGAAGAGGAGGGCATCCCTTAATGACTTTGATAGGTTCAAGATAATGTTGGCCAAGATCAAGGTTGGTTTCATTGTACATGtttatactttttctttttcaaaattttttatttagttgtgtACTAGTGTTAGTGTGTTACCCTTCTCACAGAAAGGGGTCTGTTCTTTTTTGTTATactatcattttaatttcagaAGAAGTCTAATATACAAAATGTTTAATTTGTGCAGAGGGCAGCTGTTGTTAGGCAAGAGCTTGCTAAGCTGAAGAAAAGTGCATCATAGGCATTATATCATgtgcaattttcaaattttgttatgAATTTCATTCAGTTAGTACTTTTTGGTTGCTATGAGTTTTTATGTATCAATGAGGGACATCCtagaaatgtttatttttaaatcatttgtGTTAGTGAATTATCGCCAGTTCTCCCAATATCATTGTTACAATATCAGGTGTCCGCATTGGCTTTTGCTTGCAAATGTTTCAATATTTTGGTTTTTGAGATGTTATTAAAATCTTAAGCTACAAAATGCAAATATGTGAGCAGGGACTGCTTTTTAATCTTCCTCGTTAAGATGTTCTTGTGTTTggatttattctcttttttttcgtcTTTTGAAATTAAGCTTGTTTCTAATTTATGACTTCCTTTATTAATCTTATTTAATTGACACAATGCTAGTCATGGTTGTGGTATACATCTTGAACTAGATTCTGCTAGTGTTAAGAGGAGCATTTATAtacttgattttgaaatttgttttggtTAAAAGTGACTTTGAAGTGAAAGTGGTATTGAATTTGGACATCATAAATCGAAAGGGAATTTTGCATATTTTAAGTGGCTTTACCATGTATTGTCTACAAGTGAACGAAGAACATTAGTTCATTTAGCTGGGAACCAAAATCGGTTGTTGATTAATTTGAATACCATGTTTTGTTTAACTAAGAActcaattaacaattaacaGTGGTATCTTAAATCTCCAGAGCCAATTTATCTTCAACACATGATAAGTAACTTGTGTGACTTGAGATGAATAACGTTGCAAACATGTTATAAAATACAATACTTGTTTGAGGTCGAGGGTTCATTAGACGTTAGTTATCAACCTTTGTAGGCAATTCATGTATATCATTGTAAATTTATTGTGAATTATAGAAGATTTAGAGCAAGATTGTGGAAATATATTATCTTTGGATAACATACaagaatcaattattttttggtgGATATCTTTAACCTCAACATTGTAGAGGTCACTGTCACATTGTACATGTCAATATCAACGCTAAATAGTGTTTGCATAAAATCTACCATACACTACAGATGGACTTTGGCCTGCCTTCCATAAACAAATCGCTTGAAACTCTGGGCCCTCTTCAATCGCCAATGAGTCCTTGAAATaagtgttcattttttttttcttgtgtgttTCTGAAAGGAGTTGGTGAGAACTAAGAAAAGTTGAGTGTGATGTGATTTAACTTACGTGATTACTTTTATttgactttatatatatatatatatatatatatagagagagagagagagagagagataaacaCTGAGTACGATTTGGTGTTTAGTGAGTAAGGATACCAGGTAATTCATGGTTTTGGTATACACCATGAACAAGATTCTGCAATTAAATTTAGTGTTAAGAGGAGCATTTGTAAACTTGATTTTTTGAAATTGGTTTTGCTTGAAAGTGAGTTAGAGGTGAAAGGGATTTTAAATTTGAACATCTTAATTCAAAAAGAGAACACATagcatattttaaaaagtgactTTACTATGAATTGCCCTACTGAAACGAAAAACAAGATATCACAGtaattatttcttgttttaCCTTTATCATGAAAAAATCATTACTATGATATTATGCATCTAACATATGACATGTCATTGTTTAATTGAGTGATCaagaaatgaaatttaattcCATGCATCCTTAAGATTGTTTAAGatgagtataaaaaaaattaaagagtaaaatgtgtttttctctTGAATTTACTCAAACTTAATTTTAGACCTTTTACTTTTATATCAATGAAATCAACCctctaacttttaaaaatatacaacaaaatcatatattCAAGGGATCGACtgatttcattaatttaaatgtaaaaaaactaaaatcaagtttgaccaaaaatataaaaatcaaaaacatatttatcctaaaattaaaattaagccTCATCTTTGTCAAAGTTGGGGAAACCTGTGGGCAACCTaccctcttttttatttataaaaacaatttacttttatataattttaaatgaattatatattaagttattgattatgttttaatttaaataatatataaaattaataataacacatacaaaaataattttttcaagtattaaattacatttttatttatttgtataagtttacttttattatttagtcATTACGTGTGTTGCAAAACAAATTTGAGGGCAAGGTTTCACATCCTCAGTCTTTATTATTGAACTCGACTCCATTCTACATAATGAAGAAAGCTTGACCTCAACTCTAgttaaaacaagttttttttcatCTAAAGTTTGAGTCAGGATTAGCTAAATatttataagtttaaatttaattattatgccTAATTCATAATTACTTTCGGAAAAAACTCAAATTTGTACCGATAACTAATAGTTAGATCcctcaaaagatgaaaaaataaaatttaattttaaaaatagaaaaaagtacAATAAATACATTCAACCGTTAACTCTGTCcaattaatattaatgaaatCACCTTTGTGTCATTTGATTTCATTATGTGACACTCCATGTATACAAACAAATTGTCATGTTCCCAAGAGTTTTCCATTTTAGAAATAAgctattcatttaaaataatttaaaattatcatttaattataggTTATGATATTATAATAAACTTATTTGAGTTTacaataattaacttaaaaattcttaaaaattataccaaCGATAACTTTTgattaacaatataattttttttactataacaACGTATATTCATCAAACTCTGATTAAAAACAACGGagcatttattaataaaaactcttcaaaaggacttttaaaattataaaggaatttaactcaatcaataaaaattaaaacaagatgtgaaattattttaggcCATGCACTGCAACGGTTCAAACAAACCACGTCATAACCACCTTAAAATTTTGTCTTCGCGACAACTTACAACTGCCGATATAGGgtaattctcattttttttacttttaaataaatttctcatGTTGATTCTTATAAACTTTttattccattttaatttttgtcacTATTAAATGATGATGTGACTAAGATTGAAAAACAGATTTGATGATTTGCAACTGATAgacaataaaatgaaaaacaacCCTGTCTTAACAACCCAATCCTAATGAGTAATGATATTGTTCTTAAAAATGTAATTACAGAACTTAGAAACAAATATCACCTATAGTCTAATGTTTCATGATTCCTTAGGATCACATAAATTGTGGCAATCATCAAGATTGCAGAAGGGTTAAGGTCCATTAAAGCTGGATAAAATCAGTTttgaacaattaaacataatcgAATGCGTATCCAAGTAGATGCCAACCAAAACTATACATtgaaatgtttgtttttctttttcattgaaAAGTACGATAATTGATTTTCCTAATGTCAAAACATAGTGGCATAATTTACATTACCAGATGCTGAACCAACCAATTCCTTAAGGATTCAGAATCAATCTCCCCATCTAGATTTCCAATAAATTTGAGAAGGTAAGCTCAAAAGGGCTGTCAAAAAAGGGCCTAAAATTGCTTTTGTTAATAGCTGGATTCCAAAAGCAAAATATTTTCAGCTAGAGTACTAGACACACAGGACCATTGAGGTccccaaaaaggaaaaataaaattaaaagaatcaaGTAAATGGTCACTGTGTCAACCTCAAGCAGCAGCATATATTCTGTCAAGCCATCAttatcttttttcctttgttgCTTTTCGGAATGGCGATAACAAGGAGAAAGAGCGAGAAGCTGCAAAAGAAtgatgtgttaaacatgttccATATTCAGAATATTAACAGGAATCTAGATGATAAGATAAAGCAAGAGTTTATTCAGGTTCACTTGAATAAATTGAGCAAGTGCTTACACTTTGGAGGAGTTGCACTGGCTGTGGGAGTATCATCTCGAGAGATCAAATTCTTCAGAGTATGAACTAAGAAAACACAGCAAAATCCCAATATGATGGCCAGCTTGAGTATATCAATCATATGTTACAGATAAAACACAATATGGTGTGACCTTCTATCAATTTGTCACATGACAATAATATTCACAAGACATTTATTAAAAGGAGCAAGGATGAATATATGAAAAGACAAAGCAAAAGCTATAACTTCAGTACTATATCTAGATGAtaacatctttttaaaaaaaaatagaaaaaagaaaaaggaacagTTATTCGGGATGTGTTATGtttattttcactttgtttCAGTGTTGTCAAGAACAACGGAAgtgatgaaataaataaatgatgttGCACTGTTCCCTATGCAAATTCTTGAAAAtggaaaacaaaatgaaaacaatgtctcattttgtaattattagtgAAAAATATATCCACtgaatgaaaacagaaaacaagccAAATGCACCTTGGATTTTCACTTAGTATGGTTATTTATGTTCATTATACTTTCTCAAGTAACTTGCAATTTTTAGTATTGAGAAAGCAAACCATTTCTGAATGTTGGTTTAAGTGAAGTCAATACCAGATCAATATGGCAATCCATGACAGCAACTGGAATGATGTTGGTTTAACCAACATGCAATGCAGTTCAGGTAAATGCATATGCCAGAGAATACATTAATCAttcaaaaatttgattttatgagATGCTATGTTGTATGTCATAATCTTGAATCTTCACAGGTATAGCTTGATGTTACCAAAATGGttatatatttaacttttttatggccttcaaattaaataactaaaaatgagAAGGGAAAGGAGAGTGTATGTCAGTGTTGAGTATTGGGGGAGGGAGATTCATGAACTCATTTAGGTACTGGCAGCTTTGAACTAAGGGGTTTGGAGTCcacaatttagtccttaaaagaCACATCAAAAttgtatttgatatttttagatttatagTTTAAACTAATTGGTCGGAACACAAGGTTTTGAGTGTTGTAAGGATCATGGTATCAACAATGTGATTTGTAGAATAGAACTGTTTGAAGTGAAAGTGTACTACCATATATCAAAAAGTGCTCTAAAAATGTAATTCCTAATATATACTATGGTAATATGCTGGTTGCCATTAGGATCATGCTACCTTCATTCGAGGAACCATTAGTTCCAATCTCATTTGCTTCGGAACCATCAATACTGGTATTATCCGATTCCATGTCACGTCCAGCAGTAGGCGAGTTGTGATTCTTTCTTCCAAATTTTAACAGCCGTCTCAACCCTTTCGATGATTCCTTTACCTGAGGCTTCTCAATCACTTCAGGAATCTTCTCAAGTGTTGAGTTTCTGGAATCAGACACACGTGATCTAAAAGTCTCCATACCAAGTGATGCACTGTCCAAGCTTGTGGTAGGTACTTTACCATGCTCAGAGTTTCGTGTGCAACAATCTTCCAAAGAAGAAACTCGAGCATGTGGGGCATGATATGCTTCATCAGTAATATGAATGCTAGATGATTTTGAATGCCCTTTATCTGTATCATTTGTTTTAACctgattttggaagaaaatatattcaaaattaactGATGTATAAGAACTTTTCTCATGTATGGAGAATTCAAGATAAACTACACCACAAAATAACATATCATTCCTgacattaaaaatcaaatatcagCAAATTTATCCTAATATTGAACATAGACTTCTCTTCCCAACAAAATATCTGAATACTACAAGAGTTCGAGgaaaaccaaaattttaaaaatgtgtaCCTGCTTTTGATTTTATGTTATAATGtcccacaatttttttaaaaaaaaggatgtAAAGTTGGCAGTACAAGCTTGTGCTTCGCCAAGAATAAATTAGAGGAAACATATTAGCTGCAGTTTCAAGCCTCACACAAAAACATGTTACTGTAATTTGTTCAGTATTTCATAATTACTGTTATTTGTTTAAAAGATCATATGCTTTCAGACAGACAGAACATTCACGAATAGTTCATGAtcattttaacatatttttcttttatgcatACTGATTACAAGAGTATAAACTATCAAGACagttaacaataaataaatttatgaaaacacACCTTGGACAATAAGGGTAGCACATGTGATTTGTTCTCCAAGGTTTCCATATCTACTGAAACTGGGGCACGAACAGCAACATAACTTGACACTGTCTCAGGTTTCTCCATCACTTTATCATTGTCATACTGTCTCTTTGGCATCcctgttttttcttttgacttGTCATTGCTAATATTGGGGCCACAAGTTTTTTCACGCTCAAGCATTACAACATTCTTTTCAATTATAGGAttatcatcttcatcatcaatggaTGAAATTCcaaattcatttctcttcagcACGGCACCTTCTGAATTCATAGAAGATTTGTTAACATTCAGCTTCTGTGTCCTCTCTTTAATTGATGATTTATTTTGGACGATGTTATTAGCTTTaggtgttttaatttttagttcggGAAGGGTTGCAGTCTTGCTTTTATCATGATTCACAATAGCAGAAATCTTTTTGATCTCAGTCTCATTAGCTGCTTTAGTCACTGAAGTTGTCCTAGCACCTCGTGGTTTAACAGAGACAGAGGAAGTATGACGAATGGTACTCATTTTAGGTTCTGACAATCTTCTAAGTCTTGTCATCGATGCCTTAGTATCAGTTGTACCATCACCCTTCTCTAGCTTAGATTCGGGCAGAGAAGGCACTGATCGGCTTAATTTGTTTGTAGCTAACTGGCTTCCAGTACTCAATCTGCTGGTTTTTGGGGCTTTTGAAGACTCGCTGGATCCAGCAGAAGCAATTCTGATGGGAAATCTTGGGAAGGGTGAGGATGAACCCGGCTCTGAATCACTAAACTTGGATCCTATATAAGAGCTAGGTGAAAATTTCCTTGGAATCTGTTTCTTGGTTTGCTGTGGTGGCGTGGATGACTTGGTGGCAATTGAATTACTCCTGGCAGCAATTCTCTTTTGCCTCTCCATTTTTAAAGCGTCGAGGCGTTTTATCTCTTCCTCTTCCTAATCATTATAAAcaaaagagaagataaatagaTTTGAGAAACATATGAATGACCTTGAAACATGAATCTCTTATTTATCTAAATGTTAAACATACTAAATATAAtgttaagtttatttcaaatttatgttATGCATAGGCAATACAAATATGAAATGGGAAAGGAGGATTAGTAGGTAGGGGAATATAGATTACCTTCTCTTTCTTCAGCTTTTGGGGATCAGCTTTGTTGTTCCGTAGTCTTTCAGCGCGTGCTCTTGCTTCATCCAATGGACTTGGTTTATTAGTCTTTCCTCTCCTTATTGGCCCAACAGTCTTTTTTACATCAGAATTATTTGGAGTAGGTTTTGATTTCAGATCTTTATCCAACATCTTAGATCTCAGTTTCGTGTGAGCTAATAATgaacctttgttttttttatcttgcaaAGCACCGCTTCCAGACTGAGCCTGCAATTCATAGTCTAAGGCAGGGTCATAACCCATTGACCCCTTTTCTGCTCCTCGTTCAGGCATCAAACTCAATTCATCTGGCTGATAATTGGAAGTATTTTCTTCCTTCCTGTACACCTTTGGGAACTCGGAGTCCATGTCAATAgcatttctctcaaaatttcctGAATCTTTGACTCTGACTATATAGGAGTCATCATTCGTATCGTGAAACAACTTCCTTTCCAATTTATTGCTTGAATAACCTTGTCCATTGACAGATGCCACATCTGAGGAAGAATGTAAATTACCATTAACAGACTGTCCTGACCTAGATAACAAGACATCATTGGATGACCTAGGCATGCGGGTCAATCCATTGCTAATGCTAAGCATATCTATGGTTCCACCTCCTCGAGCTTCATGCATATTCCGCTCCGTAAAATCTATAGGATCATCAACTGcaacatgtttttttcttctcacttgATCAAACTGAACTTGGTCAATGGCATGTCTATCTTCATCTACTCCTCTCAGTAAACAATTTTGGAATGCTAGCCACTGTCCTCCATCAGCATCTTTCCCAGAGTCTGTTACTTCCTTATCAGATGAATTCaacattttaaaagatttgTCACTGGTCCCTCTTCTTTTTGAGGTCTTAACTGACTCATGAGCATCTTTATCTCCATCACTTTCAGAGGAATAATCTGAACATGATCCACTGCCCGAAGATCGTTCTGTCTTTGTTATGTAATTGATGTTCCTAATGACCACCATTCCAGATTTCTGTCTGCCTGATCGGCCAGCCTTCTTCCATCGTTCTCCAGTCAGTGAACGCTCCCTCTTCATATCCATTTCATCCCGAGTTTCGGATTCTATAAGCTGTCCATTATCCATGGAATGCCTTCTATGTCCCATTGGTGTTGAACAAACTGGCTGCATAAATGGGCTGTTTGCTGGATAAGTCTGATAGTAGGGTATCCCTTGAACTGGATATGGCTGAAACATTGGTAAAGCACCTGGGGAAGAATGAACAGACCAGGAGGAAAACCCATTATTTGGAAAATGACCTTGAACATCATCTTTGTAACCTGCAGTTGGTTGTCTGTCCGTTGGAAACACATCTATAAATGTGTAAACAACAATGTTAGTACATTTTTaagggagagaaaaaatagacaCCGGGCTCAGATCTAGTATTCTTGGTAaccagaataaaaaaattat is a window from the Glycine max cultivar Williams 82 chromosome 2, Glycine_max_v4.0, whole genome shotgun sequence genome containing:
- the LOC100776852 gene encoding COP1-interacting protein 7 isoform X2 yields the protein MLQKEQGMAFARAVAAGFDIDYMMPALMSFAECFEASRLMDACRNFISLWKRKHESGQWLEIETAEVTPNHADFSAINASGIIFSNMVTTSHTKLDLESNGKTNSDVFPTDRQPTAGYKDDVQGHFPNNGFSSWSVHSSPGALPMFQPYPVQGIPYYQTYPANSPFMQPVCSTPMGHRRHSMDNGQLIESETRDEMDMKRERSLTGERWKKAGRSGRQKSGMVVIRNINYITKTERSSGSGSCSDYSSESDGDKDAHESVKTSKRRGTSDKSFKMLNSSDKEVTDSGKDADGGQWLAFQNCLLRGVDEDRHAIDQVQFDQVRRKKHVAVDDPIDFTERNMHEARGGGTIDMLSISNGLTRMPRSSNDVLLSRSGQSVNGNLHSSSDVASVNGQGYSSNKLERKLFHDTNDDSYIVRVKDSGNFERNAIDMDSEFPKVYRKEENTSNYQPDELSLMPERGAEKGSMGYDPALDYELQAQSGSGALQDKKNKGSLLAHTKLRSKMLDKDLKSKPTPNNSDVKKTVGPIRRGKTNKPSPLDEARARAERLRNNKADPQKLKKEKEEEEIKRLDALKMERQKRIAARSNSIATKSSTPPQQTKKQIPRKFSPSSYIGSKFSDSEPGSSSPFPRFPIRIASAGSSESSKAPKTSRLSTGSQLATNKLSRSVPSLPESKLEKGDGTTDTKASMTRLRRLSEPKMSTIRHTSSVSVKPRGARTTSVTKAANETEIKKISAIVNHDKSKTATLPELKIKTPKANNIVQNKSSIKERTQKLNVNKSSMNSEGAVLKRNEFGISSIDDEDDNPIIEKNVVMLEREKTCGPNISNDKSKEKTGMPKRQYDNDKVMEKPETVSSYVAVRAPVSVDMETLENKSHVLPLLSKVKTNDTDKGHSKSSSIHITDEAYHAPHARVSSLEDCCTRNSEHGKVPTTSLDSASLGMETFRSRVSDSRNSTLEKIPEVIEKPQVKESSKGLRRLLKFGRKNHNSPTAGRDMESDNTSIDGSEANEIGTNGSSNEVHTLKNLISRDDTPTASATPPKSSRSFSLLSPFRKATKEKR
- the LOC100776852 gene encoding COP1-interacting protein 7 isoform X1 — protein: MNSSTRLDSAVFQLTPTRTRFDLVITVNGKKEKVASGLLNPFLSHLKAAQDQIAKGGYSIVLVPEHGSDASWFTKGTVERFVRFVSTPEVLERVYTIESEIAQIEEAIAIQGNNSIGISIVEEYQIKHVESTDGNFERTGRKTQQNTNEEKAIVLYKSDTLPPETNGSTKSEGNSKLQLLKVLETRKSMLQKEQGMAFARAVAAGFDIDYMMPALMSFAECFEASRLMDACRNFISLWKRKHESGQWLEIETAEVTPNHADFSAINASGIIFSNMVTTSHTKLDLESNGKTNSDVFPTDRQPTAGYKDDVQGHFPNNGFSSWSVHSSPGALPMFQPYPVQGIPYYQTYPANSPFMQPVCSTPMGHRRHSMDNGQLIESETRDEMDMKRERSLTGERWKKAGRSGRQKSGMVVIRNINYITKTERSSGSGSCSDYSSESDGDKDAHESVKTSKRRGTSDKSFKMLNSSDKEVTDSGKDADGGQWLAFQNCLLRGVDEDRHAIDQVQFDQVRRKKHVAVDDPIDFTERNMHEARGGGTIDMLSISNGLTRMPRSSNDVLLSRSGQSVNGNLHSSSDVASVNGQGYSSNKLERKLFHDTNDDSYIVRVKDSGNFERNAIDMDSEFPKVYRKEENTSNYQPDELSLMPERGAEKGSMGYDPALDYELQAQSGSGALQDKKNKGSLLAHTKLRSKMLDKDLKSKPTPNNSDVKKTVGPIRRGKTNKPSPLDEARARAERLRNNKADPQKLKKEKEEEEIKRLDALKMERQKRIAARSNSIATKSSTPPQQTKKQIPRKFSPSSYIGSKFSDSEPGSSSPFPRFPIRIASAGSSESSKAPKTSRLSTGSQLATNKLSRSVPSLPESKLEKGDGTTDTKASMTRLRRLSEPKMSTIRHTSSVSVKPRGARTTSVTKAANETEIKKISAIVNHDKSKTATLPELKIKTPKANNIVQNKSSIKERTQKLNVNKSSMNSEGAVLKRNEFGISSIDDEDDNPIIEKNVVMLEREKTCGPNISNDKSKEKTGMPKRQYDNDKVMEKPETVSSYVAVRAPVSVDMETLENKSHVLPLLSKVKTNDTDKGHSKSSSIHITDEAYHAPHARVSSLEDCCTRNSEHGKVPTTSLDSASLGMETFRSRVSDSRNSTLEKIPEVIEKPQVKESSKGLRRLLKFGRKNHNSPTAGRDMESDNTSIDGSEANEIGTNGSSNEVHTLKNLISRDDTPTASATPPKSSRSFSLLSPFRKATKEKR
- the LOC100776852 gene encoding COP1-interacting protein 7 isoform X3, whose product is MAFARAVAAGFDIDYMMPALMSFAECFEASRLMDACRNFISLWKRKHESGQWLEIETAEVTPNHADFSAINASGIIFSNMVTTSHTKLDLESNGKTNSDVFPTDRQPTAGYKDDVQGHFPNNGFSSWSVHSSPGALPMFQPYPVQGIPYYQTYPANSPFMQPVCSTPMGHRRHSMDNGQLIESETRDEMDMKRERSLTGERWKKAGRSGRQKSGMVVIRNINYITKTERSSGSGSCSDYSSESDGDKDAHESVKTSKRRGTSDKSFKMLNSSDKEVTDSGKDADGGQWLAFQNCLLRGVDEDRHAIDQVQFDQVRRKKHVAVDDPIDFTERNMHEARGGGTIDMLSISNGLTRMPRSSNDVLLSRSGQSVNGNLHSSSDVASVNGQGYSSNKLERKLFHDTNDDSYIVRVKDSGNFERNAIDMDSEFPKVYRKEENTSNYQPDELSLMPERGAEKGSMGYDPALDYELQAQSGSGALQDKKNKGSLLAHTKLRSKMLDKDLKSKPTPNNSDVKKTVGPIRRGKTNKPSPLDEARARAERLRNNKADPQKLKKEKEEEEIKRLDALKMERQKRIAARSNSIATKSSTPPQQTKKQIPRKFSPSSYIGSKFSDSEPGSSSPFPRFPIRIASAGSSESSKAPKTSRLSTGSQLATNKLSRSVPSLPESKLEKGDGTTDTKASMTRLRRLSEPKMSTIRHTSSVSVKPRGARTTSVTKAANETEIKKISAIVNHDKSKTATLPELKIKTPKANNIVQNKSSIKERTQKLNVNKSSMNSEGAVLKRNEFGISSIDDEDDNPIIEKNVVMLEREKTCGPNISNDKSKEKTGMPKRQYDNDKVMEKPETVSSYVAVRAPVSVDMETLENKSHVLPLLSKVKTNDTDKGHSKSSSIHITDEAYHAPHARVSSLEDCCTRNSEHGKVPTTSLDSASLGMETFRSRVSDSRNSTLEKIPEVIEKPQVKESSKGLRRLLKFGRKNHNSPTAGRDMESDNTSIDGSEANEIGTNGSSNEVHTLKNLISRDDTPTASATPPKSSRSFSLLSPFRKATKEKR